A segment of the Centropristis striata isolate RG_2023a ecotype Rhode Island chromosome 15, C.striata_1.0, whole genome shotgun sequence genome:
ATAGATTTAATGATATGATATAATAGTGAATCAGTGACACTGAGCATGTGTTACCTTCTGAGGCATCTTGGCAAAGACGCTGGCGACTTCATCTGCGAGCTCTCTGGGCAAAGCATTGACTAAGGTTCCCAGAGTCATGATGATGACTCCATGCTCCCCAGCACTCTGAACAAAGTCCTCCAGGTCTGCTGGCAGAGGTTCGGCAGGTTTGCACTGAAATCCTCCGATGTAGACGACGTTTGGCATTGTTGGCCGGGGGAattcaaacacaaaatctgacCTGAACAGCCAAATGTCTGCTTCCTGCAGAAGCGAGATGATGTCACATCCACCCTCGATGTATTTCTCACAGACAGCGTCATAGGTCGGCCCCACCACGACTTCCTGCTGGAACACTAAAATgctgtagaaaaaaatgttcttgaCCCTCTGGAtgaaagtcattttgtctgttaaGCCTGATCCAAACACCGGGATATAAGACAGTGGTGAGGGGGCCATCACCAAGTGGCCCTCTCCGCTGGTGACCCAGCGAACATTGAGCACCAGGGGCAGTTTGAGATACTTGGCTAGTAAGACCCCTGATCCTATAGCTGGGTCAGTGAGAACAAGGTCATATTGGGCATCCATTAATCTTTTGACAAGATTTTCATCATCAAAGATTCTAGCAACAGCATCAATCCACATTGAATGAATCTCAGAAATCAAAGAGAGGAAGTCCTTGGTGAGTTTGAAGAAAGTAAGTGCTGAAGCCCCCTCTCTCTGCGCCTAGAAAAAAGGTGGTGAAAAAAGTGATCATCTTAACACTTAAATATATATGAACCCATATATAATCCCTTTGGACATACCCTGATGTTCTCCTGTAGGTACACACCAAAAAGGTCCTGAAAACTCTGAAACACTTCAATGGTTATGGATGTGTAGATAGGAGACTGTTCTGGGATGTACCAGCTGTCAGAGAGCCTGATAACAGTGATGCTGTGTCCCCTGGCATGAAGTTCTTCCAGCAGGATCTTCATATTGATCCAGTGGCTGCCATCCACAGGAAACGCCAGAATGTTCCCTCCATTGCAAGGTGGTGGTGTGAAGGAAATCAGACAAACACTGAGGAATACAAACATTCCACACAAACGATGCAACGGCATGGTTCCTAAAATGTAagacatataataaataagagACCTCTTCAGTTTAGGATAAGTGTGCTGAACAAGTTTATGGATTTTTGTCAGCTAAAAACAAGGCAAAGATACAGTTTGTGCTGCTAAAACAAATGCacatctaaagttttttaattaaaaaaaatggaaaacaaataCTCCACACAAACGATGCGAAAGCACAGTTCCTAAAATGTAAGACATAATAAGATAAGAGACTGATTCAGTTGCAACTAggagatattacatttttagcatGATTCTAAGGATAAAGTCCCTGAAATTCACTTACCCATGCTCACTAGTGGCAACAGTATTGCTTCTTGGCTGCACACAGACAGTCCATCAACAGGATTCTTCATATCTTTGAGTTCAAACTCCAGTGTCAGAGATGATCAGTTCTTGATGGTAAATGAGTTACCCAGTGTGGCATGTGTCattgacattttattacatcttttagcaatgttgttaaaacagcTGGTAGTGTCCTGTACAGTGTAGTTATGTGAATCAGAAGAACCCTGTGACCTCTTTCATAAGAGAATTAGAGTGGGTTGTGCAATTTAAACTCTCATGACTTTCATGCTAAGTGCAAATAAATACCTGGAGAAAATATGTCAATTGAGTCAGAGAAGTGAAACCTCAGTCAATTTCACTTCTGTTGAACATACACACATTCCTctgttagctttttttttccattttcagaTTAAAAGAGCAGGTATAAACTGATcagaaaatcacaaattatTCAAGGGTATTTTACAAATG
Coding sequences within it:
- the LOC131986461 gene encoding UDP-glucuronosyltransferase 2C1-like is translated as MKNPVDGLSVCSQEAILLPLVSMGTMPLHRLCGMFVFLSVCLISFTPPPCNGGNILAFPVDGSHWINMKILLEELHARGHSITVIRLSDSWYIPEQSPIYTSITIEVFQSFQDLFGVYLQENIRAQREGASALTFFKLTKDFLSLISEIHSMWIDAVARIFDDENLVKRLMDAQYDLVLTDPAIGSGVLLAKYLKLPLVLNVRWVTSGEGHLVMAPSPLSYIPVFGSGLTDKMTFIQRVKNIFFYSILVFQQEVVVGPTYDAVCEKYIEGGCDIISLLQEADIWLFRSDFVFEFPRPTMPNVVYIGGFQCKPAEPLPADLEDFVQSAGEHGVIIMTLGTLVNALPRELADEVASVFAKMPQKVIWRHKGERPSTLGNNTLIVDWMPQKDLLGHPQTRVFVAHGGTNGVQEAIYHGVPVLGIPLFFDQYDNLLRLQERGSGKIIQLADLNARSFEQGIHEVLRDDRYRQNMQRLSRLHRDQPMAPMDQAVFWVEYVIRHKGASHLRTEAYKMPWYSYYSLDVVLLLITAATGLLLSTLAVFRYLCCRGRRTTKTKQH